The proteins below come from a single Cottoperca gobio chromosome 11, fCotGob3.1, whole genome shotgun sequence genomic window:
- the mbpa gene encoding myelin basic protein isoform X2: MATASTSGQSTFGLGRKKKNPGLMDQVTKFFGGEKKKRSKGSFRGHLATSPQQSSARRRTNENAVVHFFRSFVSSPRPQSKASSPRAESAKSPVRRRRDQSTLSRIFNLGETKSRPPPKRWSTIF, translated from the exons ATGGCTACAGCAAGCACCTCAGGGCAGAGCACCTTCGGGCTcgggaggaaaaagaagaaccCTGGTCTCATGGATCAGGTTACCAAGTTCtttggaggagagaaaaagaaaaggagcaaG GGCTCGTTCCGGGGTCACCTGGCCACCTCACCTCAGCAGTCCTCCGCTCGCCGCCGGACCAATGAAAATGCTGTGGTGCATTTCTTCAGGAGCTTT GTTTCCTCTCCTCGTCCTCAATCCAAG GCCTCGTCGCCACGTGCTGAGAGCGCAAAGTCGCCGGTCAGGAGACGCAGAGACCAAAGCACACTGTCCAGGATCTTCAACCTG gGAGAAACCAAGTCCCGTCCACCCCCTAAACGCTGGAGCACCATCTTCTAA
- the mbpa gene encoding myelin basic protein isoform X1: MATASTSGQSTFGLGRKKKNPGLMDQVTKFFGGEKKKRSKGSFRGHLATSPQQSSARRRTNENAVVHFFRSFVSSPRPQSKWRDVLGLASSPRAESAKSPVRRRRDQSTLSRIFNLGETKSRPPPKRWSTIF; encoded by the exons ATGGCTACAGCAAGCACCTCAGGGCAGAGCACCTTCGGGCTcgggaggaaaaagaagaaccCTGGTCTCATGGATCAGGTTACCAAGTTCtttggaggagagaaaaagaaaaggagcaaG GGCTCGTTCCGGGGTCACCTGGCCACCTCACCTCAGCAGTCCTCCGCTCGCCGCCGGACCAATGAAAATGCTGTGGTGCATTTCTTCAGGAGCTTT GTTTCCTCTCCTCGTCCTCAATCCAAG TGGAGAGACGTCTTGGGTTTG GCCTCGTCGCCACGTGCTGAGAGCGCAAAGTCGCCGGTCAGGAGACGCAGAGACCAAAGCACACTGTCCAGGATCTTCAACCTG gGAGAAACCAAGTCCCGTCCACCCCCTAAACGCTGGAGCACCATCTTCTAA
- the mbpa gene encoding myelin basic protein isoform X4 encodes MATASTSGQSTFGLGRKKKNPGLMDQVTKFFGGEKKKRSKGSFRGHLATSPQQSSARRRTNENAVVHFFRSFVSSPRPQSKASSPRAESAKSPVRRRRDQSTLSRIFNL; translated from the exons ATGGCTACAGCAAGCACCTCAGGGCAGAGCACCTTCGGGCTcgggaggaaaaagaagaaccCTGGTCTCATGGATCAGGTTACCAAGTTCtttggaggagagaaaaagaaaaggagcaaG GGCTCGTTCCGGGGTCACCTGGCCACCTCACCTCAGCAGTCCTCCGCTCGCCGCCGGACCAATGAAAATGCTGTGGTGCATTTCTTCAGGAGCTTT GTTTCCTCTCCTCGTCCTCAATCCAAG GCCTCGTCGCCACGTGCTGAGAGCGCAAAGTCGCCGGTCAGGAGACGCAGAGACCAAAGCACACTGTCCAGGATCTTCAACCTG TGA
- the mbpa gene encoding myelin basic protein isoform X3, translating into MATASTSGQSTFGLGRKKKNPGLMDQVTKFFGGEKKKRSKGSFRGHLATSPQQSSARRRTNENAVVHFFRSFVSSPRPQSKWRDVLGLASSPRAESAKSPVRRRRDQSTLSRIFNL; encoded by the exons ATGGCTACAGCAAGCACCTCAGGGCAGAGCACCTTCGGGCTcgggaggaaaaagaagaaccCTGGTCTCATGGATCAGGTTACCAAGTTCtttggaggagagaaaaagaaaaggagcaaG GGCTCGTTCCGGGGTCACCTGGCCACCTCACCTCAGCAGTCCTCCGCTCGCCGCCGGACCAATGAAAATGCTGTGGTGCATTTCTTCAGGAGCTTT GTTTCCTCTCCTCGTCCTCAATCCAAG TGGAGAGACGTCTTGGGTTTG GCCTCGTCGCCACGTGCTGAGAGCGCAAAGTCGCCGGTCAGGAGACGCAGAGACCAAAGCACACTGTCCAGGATCTTCAACCTG TGA